The genomic DNA AAGTAGCCACGGGCTTTACGGTTTTGTAGCACCTGTAAGAAAGTCAGCGAGCTTTTGTCCCCAGCTTTGCTTGGCTTATTAGCGGGCAGTACCGCAGCCCCCCAAATGGAGACTACTATGGCAATCACACCTGAGCTAATAAAGATCCAATGCCAACTAGAAATCGCGTTAATAAAAGCACCAACAGACGGCGCGATGGAGGGGGCAATCATCATGATTAACATAATTAAAGAGAACAGCTTCGCTGCTTCTCGGCCGTCGGCGTTGTCGCGAATCGTGGCTGGCACGCCCACTACTGCGATACCGCCGCCTACCGATTGAAATACTCGCCAAAACCAGAAGTATTCGAGGCTGTCGCTGAAGGCGAGAATCAGGCTACCCAGCGCAAACACGCTCAAACCAGTGATAATGGCGAATTTACGACCGCGTTTGTCTGAGAGTGGGCCACCAATCAGTTGGCCTACCGCCATGCCAAATACATACATACTAACAGTGACCGCCACCATCGAGGTTTTTACCCCAAAGCTTTCGGCAATACTGGGGATGGCCGGAAGGTAGCTATCGATGGCATAGGGTGTCATGGCAAAAACAGCGGCTAAAAATACCACCAATTGTTTAGATATTGAGTGCTGCATTAGTTTCTCTAAATTAATCTTTCTAGAAAGATTTTATCTGGATTTTATCTTTCCGGCAAGATATATTCTAAGGTAGCATTATTGTTAGGATAAAAAACTGTGGAAAAACAACAAACTGTAGACCGTATTTTAGAAGATGTTGAAACCAACTGGCCGCAAGCACATCAACGCATCCTTCCGCAGGTGTTACGTTTGATCCGCGCCGAGCATGGTTTACGCTGCGCGGTTGGAGTGGTGTTTGACAAGTACCAACTGCAAGGTGCCGACTATAGCGCCTTAGCTACACTGCGCCGAACGCCAGCTCCTCACTGTCTTCCCCCTACCACCCTGTATCACTCAATGTTATTTAGCTCTGGCGGTTTAACTAAAGTATTAAATCGGCTTGAACAGGCCGAGTTAATTGAGCGGGTGGCCAATCCTGAAGATAAACGTAGTAAGTTGGTCAAGTTAAGTGACTTAGGGAAACAGTTGGTAGAACAGGTAGTGGTGGAGCTACAACAAGCTGAGCGCCAGTTTATGCAGCCTCTATCGACAGATGAACAGCGACAATTGAATCAACTGCTGGCTAAACTAGTACCGTAAGTTTGGGTTACGCTTTTTAATGAACCCTATTTGCCTCAGAGATTAAACTGATCATCTGCTAGAAATGTGTTTTGTTGGCCTTTTGTCGCATTTGCTACAATAAAATATATCGTTAAAACAATAACTTAAATTGTGGCCTGTTCGTTGCAGTGCTGTTCTCGAGACCCTTTGTCAGTGTTGTTGGCAATTGTTATGAGGAGTAAGCATGAAGCGAAGTGAAATAGCCGAGTTATTGGACGAACCTGCTTGCGAGCATAACGACGGAGAAAAAAGTGGCTGTGCCCGTCCCACTCCCGGAGCTACCGCCGGTGGTTGTAGTTTTGATGGGGCGCAAATTACCTTATTACCGATAGCCGATGTGGCTCATATTATTCATGGGCCCATCGCCTGTGCCGGTAATAGTTGGAACAATCGGGGCACCCGCGCCTCGGGACGTAATTTATTTCGTTTAGGTTTTACCACCGACTTAAACGAGCAAGATGTGATCATGGGGCGTGCTGAGAAGCGCCTATTACATGCCATCAAACAAGTCATAGAAAAACATCAGCCACCCGCGGTATTTGTTTATGTTACTTGCGTTCCTTCGCTAGAAGGTAACGACGTGCAGGCGATTTGTAAGCTAGCCCAAGAGCGTTGGGCTATTCCTGTGGTAGCAGTGGATGCCGCTGGCTTCTACGGCAGTAAAAACCTAGGCAACCGCATCGCTGGTGAGGTAATGGTGAAGCAGGTCATTGGCAGTGCCGAGCCGCCAGCCAAGCCTTTAATGAAGCATGATCCCAGTCGTAAGGTTAACGACATTGTATTGATTGGTGAGTACAACATTGCCGGTGAGTTTTGGCATGTGTCCCCCTTGTTAGAGCGCCTCGGTTATCGTGTACTCAGCTGTATGTCTGGCGATACCCGCTACCACGAAATTCAAACCATGCACCGCGCCGATGCCGCCATGGTCGTGTGTTCACGCGCCCAAATTAACGTAGCGCGGATGCTGCAAGAGCGTTGGAATATTCCTTGGTTTGAAGGCAGTTTTTACGGCATAGAAGATACCTCAGCCTCTTTAAGAAACTTTGCCAAGTTAGTCAAAGACCCACAATTAGTGGTAGAAACCGAAATCTTGATTGCCGAACAAGAAACGCGGATCCGCGAGCAATTAAAACCTTATGTTGAACGCTTGAGTGGCAAAAAAGCCCTGCTTTACACCGGTGGGGTGAAGTCTTGGTCGATAGTCTCGGCTCTGCAAGAGCTTGGCATTACTGTAGTCGCGACCGGCACTAAAAAATCTACCGCTGCCGATAAGGCGCGTATTCAAGAAATTATGGGTGACGATGCCTTAATGCTGGATGAAGGCGGCGCACGTAATCTACTGGATACCGCTTACCAACATCAGGCCGATTTGATGATAGCCGGTGGCCGTAATATGTATACCGCGCTGAAGGCCCGCCTGCCGTTTTTAGATATTAACCAAGAGCGCGAACACGCCTATGCCGGTTATCAAGGCATGCTGACCTTTGCCGAAGAACTTTGCCGCACCCTAGAAAGTGCTATTTGGCCCTTAGTGACCAGCTCAGCCCCGTGGTTAGACGATTCAGCGCTGAGTGACAACAAGGAGCAACAATAAGATGAAACCTTCTATTCATGTCAAACGTAGTGCCTTAGTTGAGCAGCCCTTAAAAACCAGCGCCGCCACCGGGGCGACTTTAGCTTGTATGGGGCTGGGTAATGCCATTCCCTTAATGCACGGTTCTCAGGGCTGTGGAGCCTTTGCCAAGGTTTACCTTATCCAGCATTTTCGCGAGCCAATTCCTTTGCAAAATACCGCGATTGACCAAATTGCAGCGGTGATGGGCGGCGACGACAACCTGTTCCAGGCCATTAAGCTATTGTGCGAAAAGCATCAGCCAGAGCTGATCATGGTGATGACCACAGGCTTAACCGAAATGCAGGGCTGTGATTTAGAGCGAGTGGTGCGTGAGTTTCGCCAAGCTTGTCCGCAGTTTGCAGCCACTCAAGTTGTGGCGGTGACAACCCCTGATTTTAGTGGTTCTATGCAAACTGGCTTTGCTTCGGCTGTGGAAGCTTGCATTCAGCAATTATTAGTGGATAAAAGCGATGTTATTCAGCCTAAAGCGACTTGTGCGGAGCAGCTTAATGTATTTTGTTCGGTGGCCTTAACCAGCGCCGATTTGGAGTTGATTGAACGCTACTGCGAAGCCTTTGGCTTTAAGCCGATATTTGTACCCAAACTAAGTGACTCTTTAGATGGCCATTTAGCGGCAGGGGATTT from Agarivorans gilvus includes the following:
- a CDS encoding multidrug effflux MFS transporter, with protein sequence MQHSISKQLVVFLAAVFAMTPYAIDSYLPAIPSIAESFGVKTSMVAVTVSMYVFGMAVGQLIGGPLSDKRGRKFAIITGLSVFALGSLILAFSDSLEYFWFWRVFQSVGGGIAVVGVPATIRDNADGREAAKLFSLIMLIMMIAPSIAPSVGAFINAISSWHWIFISSGVIAIVVSIWGAAVLPANKPSKAGDKSSLTFLQVLQNRKARGYLIAQAFSYTVLMVFITNAPFAYIDHFQASEKLFSGLFIVNIVGLVIANRVNSYLLNKHDPESLLARFLSLQILGGLVLIASIVLAPNNIWFAVVGFVLCMAAHGGTMSNASASFLKHFKHGAGTASALLGAVQFFTGAIISAISALLTEHSLWPMVLIMLASTTTALISTIKTNQNNLNMFKATEVEC
- a CDS encoding MarR family winged helix-turn-helix transcriptional regulator, which encodes MEKQQTVDRILEDVETNWPQAHQRILPQVLRLIRAEHGLRCAVGVVFDKYQLQGADYSALATLRRTPAPHCLPPTTLYHSMLFSSGGLTKVLNRLEQAELIERVANPEDKRSKLVKLSDLGKQLVEQVVVELQQAERQFMQPLSTDEQRQLNQLLAKLVP
- the nifE gene encoding nitrogenase iron-molybdenum cofactor biosynthesis protein NifE: MKRSEIAELLDEPACEHNDGEKSGCARPTPGATAGGCSFDGAQITLLPIADVAHIIHGPIACAGNSWNNRGTRASGRNLFRLGFTTDLNEQDVIMGRAEKRLLHAIKQVIEKHQPPAVFVYVTCVPSLEGNDVQAICKLAQERWAIPVVAVDAAGFYGSKNLGNRIAGEVMVKQVIGSAEPPAKPLMKHDPSRKVNDIVLIGEYNIAGEFWHVSPLLERLGYRVLSCMSGDTRYHEIQTMHRADAAMVVCSRAQINVARMLQERWNIPWFEGSFYGIEDTSASLRNFAKLVKDPQLVVETEILIAEQETRIREQLKPYVERLSGKKALLYTGGVKSWSIVSALQELGITVVATGTKKSTAADKARIQEIMGDDALMLDEGGARNLLDTAYQHQADLMIAGGRNMYTALKARLPFLDINQEREHAYAGYQGMLTFAEELCRTLESAIWPLVTSSAPWLDDSALSDNKEQQ